The segment CCCTGGTGGGTTAGGATAGTCTTCTATTagatttcttctttcttttccctTTTTGTTTGAAGTTTGTCATATGTCTACGAATACCTAATGCTTTGTTCTACTAACAATTTCTATTGGTTTTTTATCATAAAGTTTGGGTCTTTGTGCTTTCTATTGACCTATAGTTGGTCGATATCATCATGATGTACCAGTAGACCGTGTTATTGATCCAAATGCATGTTCTTAAGTGTGGATGTTGATGATAAAAACAGATTACTTATAATATGCACCTTTCAATGCATTCAGAACTAACATTAAAGGTCACTGCACTTATGTATCAACAAGTGTCACTTTGGTCGAAAATAAACAAAGTCACCGACCCCATCTGCTTTTATATTAACCACATTAATATTTCTTTCTTAACAAACTTCAGCTGCGAGCAGTGATGGCCACGGCTGCCATGGCCGAAGAACGATGACCGGGTGTCAAAGCTTGACGGTCAACGACTCCCTTCAACAGTCACATAAATGCAAATAGGATAAGATGATAAcatcaaaaataaattcaacAAAAGTAGGAACTGAACTCTACATCGAAATAACACATAAAAGAACTACCACCATTACACTATTAACAATATTGTAAAAAGAATATGAATTAATATCGATAATTACcaacataaataaattaataacttttttttgattttgaattAGATCAGTGTAAAATATGACTAAATTGAGGTGACAtggatatataattttcattacgAGTAAATCTCCATGGGATTAGTCGGTTAGGCCTCGGCCGACCGGAGACCCCCGAATAATCGTAAAAAAAACAGACTAAATtaagttaaataaatatattttttgaaattctcTTATAAATATATTCTCGCAATATAAacaacaatttataattaatgtatacaaaatttacataaatataaagaaaatatttgattgTTTGTTTTCACACAGTAGtcggtttttagtttttctaaaaacttcaacatattttgatgttattttattatttcccATGTAAAACTGCATATGCATTAAGCTACATAAATTCAGTACATCAAATGGTCAAATAAAATAACATGAAATTTGCatttgtaaaatttaatttatatatacactTTAAAAACCTCCTTTTTGCATAAAAATGTAATTCAAAATACGTAAATCTATAAAATTCTagaaactaattttttataaactaataaaatcttataacatatattttaaatgtatctAAAACTCTCAGATATGGAAACAACCCTTTTCCTATAGTTTACCACGTAACATATACCCACACATTaacttatttatcatatttatatgataaagaaaaaaataatatattaaaattatagagatagtaaaatatatttataaatttaagtattatttatttaaaacgaTAAATTTGACAATTAAATGTTATTAATccaaatatatcttaaaatagtattttaactCAACTGAAAACAATACAATAAACATTCCGCCGAGAGAGTTCTCAACCGGTAGAACCGTGCGGTCAGCGATCCAGAGCTCTACCATTTGAAACGAAACTTCAAACTGATAGCAAGGGACAACTTGACAGTAAGGGTAAGCCTTACCGGCAGCTGCCTCAGAGTGAGCTCCGGGAACGGCTTGATACACGACGCCTGGGTTAGATCCGTGCATGGGAGCCGGGGAGATATCACTGGCGCTAAGAGCAATGCTAGAACATTATTAACAATTCATTTATTGGATTCAGTATCATTTTGAAGACAAAGTATTTAACTTATACATCCACAATGAATCCCCTAACATATTACCACATCTTTGACATGTACAAAGCACAAGAGGATTGTTACTATTTTAAGagaataaatgaatttaatatcTTCATTTAAACAAGATAATCACAAAACAAACACATGAATTTACTTGTTTGCttttaaaacatagattttaatttatgttttaagttcaaatatatttactttggtGTAACTATCatctatttattctatttttattgcATTAATCTATGAAAATAACTTATGATATTCCTCTTTGACTTAAGCAACTTCAAAACGAAGCAATACACTACAGTCATTAAACACTATCGAAtgtatcacaaaaaaaaaattgaactcatcagaaaataaaacatatgaatCTGGCACATAGCACCGAAATACCACTAGTATATTAAATAAAGGAGATAAAGCGTGCACATTAGGAACAGTCCTTCCTCTGTGAACCTGATATATGTTCAGTAATGTGATAAATGTAAATTGTATTCTTGGGTCCAGACCCTTCCATGTCTTCTACAATGTTTCTCTAAAATCACTATTAAAGACCCAATAGATTTCTTTAGTGTTGTTATTCAACTTGCTCTCCAATCAGATCAAGAGCAACCAGTAAGAAAGAAATTCCCTAAAACAAGAGGAAGTGGAAATGGGTTCCTTGAGCTGATAACAAACTTCGAGTTGTTGCGGTTAATAGCAGAAACGCTAGTGATAGCtccttcatatatatatatatatatatatatatatatcctattgtgcttcttcttcttcttcttgatcttcTTATGAGCTTTTTCTCAGCCTCTGTTCCCGGTGCAGACACGCCTCTCTgatgttattttttctttcctCCTTCGTTTTTAACTAAAGCAGCCAGATCTCCTTCTGATGAtcgtcttgtttttttttttgtaaaaactcATTCGTATGCACTTCCTAGCTGAAACAGACCTGAGACCATTGCGTTGAACTTTGTCACAGACATTGTGTTTTCAAAGAGAAGGAATGGGACAATGAACGAAAATGAATTTGGGGCTGGAAGGATGTTGAGGAAGGACATTGTGGCAGGTATGTAGCATACAACCCAAGCAGGAAGCTCAGTCTTCGGCACAAAAATAGTCATTGGCAAGATGATGCAAAAAAAAAGCGTGAAGGAATTGAAGGGCAAGATAAGCTTCCttaggaggaagaagaagaatatcaaATTGAACTTCTTGCCTATGCTTATCTGCAAAACACACACACTGCATGGTATCAGCAAACCCCCTAGGCTATACAGCCGGCAAACTAAGGAGAAATAGTTGCATAGGTCCCGAATGCCATCAGTGTTGCTGTTTTCGGTAAGCTTTGTAAGATGTGGATAATTCACAAATTCACTGAGAGAGAAAGACAATGGCACATTAGCCAGGagccaaacaaaaacaaacacttTGTATATGATGTTGGCAACAATACCTCAACATCGCTTAAGAAAATGAATTTCCAGCCTATGGAGATAAGCACGAAAAGCAATGTCCATATCCTCAACGGTGGTTCTCTCAAGCCAGCCACCAGACTCCTCCAAATCCTTGACCCTCCACACACTAGCTGTTCCAttgaacccaaaaaaaatcaagaagacACTGTTCAGTTGCTGTTCAACCTCAAAGTGAAATGCCAAGTTAATGTTCTGTAATCTTGTCAACAAGTTCTCTTCCCTATTCACAAACGATCATCTCTCTTGTACCAGTCCCTTTTCTTCATTGTCCTGTTACAATTCAAAAATGATAAATCTGAATTCTCTGAAATTGGGAGCCATACAAACAAATGTTTACCTTAAAATGaggaatgttttttttttgaggaaaTCGGGTAAAAGCTGAAAATCAACGTCGAAAATGGACATAGTTATGTAGTCTTTGACAAAGCTACAGTTCATTGAAGACTTAAGATTTCCAGCTTTGTAGCCTTCTCTATTCACACGATGACGATACACAATGCGTGCACCTTCCTTCTGCCATTTATGAACCTCTTCTTTGATTAAACTTTGTGTGATTGGATCTTCAGAACTAGGGATGTTGTATGGGTTGTCCAGCGCAATCCAGCCCTATTTAGCTTAAGCTCAACCTTAAGTGAGCCCTAACCCTTTTAGAACCCATTAAACTATGTAAAATAGGGCTGAACCCTTTTTAACCCTTTAagccttttatatttttttatgtaaacACATTTTGTTATAATctcatataatatatactagtgGCGTGTCCGCGTTTCGCGCGGATTGTTTACCAATTATGTTATTCACTTGTGTAATTCGTTTtgcatatttgttttatttcaaatgTATTTGATATTGGAGTAGACAAGacaatattatattattgtGATACGATCATGGGCGGTTTAAGTAGAAGGGCGGGGAGTGCGACCTCCTAGGGTCCGAGATCCAAAATTTCaactttttaataaactaaacatttttataggtataagtagatttttagctaatttttatatatcttaaatactattttaaataaaaaatctcatatataataaataactatattaaacataatttttactaaatgttttttaaatatatatttttgtaacgaCCATTTTTTTGCGCCAAAGGCCTCCATGATTCTTGAGCCAACCCTGGATGTGATTTCTTcatgtaaatttttaaaagaaaatcataGTTGAAATGTGTTTAGTTTATAGTTGATCTACTGTGTTTCCTAATGTATGATATAAATGTGCAGTTcactaaatatatatgttttgagTAAGAGGAGATAGGCAAAATGACAACATAGAGGAGTATTTTCTTTTGTGACAAACATATGTATGTTGTGCTCTACAAATTTTGACTGACGCAATCGTTTGAACGATTTAGTAAAAGAAACTAAGGTTACCTATTCTCTTCTATCGAATATTGATTCGCTTTGCTTCTTTAAACTGATTCATCTCataaaccaatataaaattgatttaatcTGCTTTACAGTTAATGCTCACATCgtcaattgtcaataataataTTCTTTTGGGTAATTTGCGATAATTAAAAATTCTTGGCTTTTTCAACTGAAAATCACATCATCTACTTCCCAAAACTATCCTCACAGATCGGATTCGAACATTTAACTGATACTTTGTAGATCTACTTCATCcttactttattaaaaaaatatcaccaGTGCCAAAAGATCGGAAGATTAATAACAGAcccaacttatatatatatatatgggaaTTCATAGTGCTGTGATGGTTGATAGGCTAGTTATGTGCATATTCTACACATGGTAAACCGTAAACTTAACTACTTGATACAACAAAGAGTAATGCAACAAAAAGTAATGTAACTTATTACATAGTCAAGGCAAAGCATTTCTTCATGCTCACTCTTTTACATAGTACTGTTGTTGACTCCCAGGCTCTCTCACTTGATGTTCCAAGTGATATTCTTCAGAAAACATTTGCTGCTAGTGTAATATAAATAGAAACAGTGAGGGGTGATGGGAACTACAAACTTAATATAGACATGCACTAAAGAAAAATTTGGTCATAGAGAGAAGACAAACCAGAGTTTCCAAGTGATGAATAACTCCTCAAGCTTCACGAAACCATGATTTATTAACTTCTTCACTACGCTACCAATCTAGTTAATGAATTCATAGTGTGAGGAGAACGTGACATACAGAGGCATCAAACTTCAACTACACATACTTAAGTGTATGGTCTCTCTCAAATTCTTTGATTTAGAAATGTTTACCTCTTTCTCGTGACCGTATATCGAAGCACAACCGATGTGTTTGTACCCAATCTAAAATTGAAAAGAGAGTCTATGTAAGTGAAAATCAAATACAAAAGGCGCAAGACAGAAACCAAAGGGTTGACGTGTAATACCTTAACCGCTTGTTTGATTGTTGACATAACTAAGGGTTCTTGACCTAAcgaacactacaagaaaacatattttttacgagGGCAATATACGTTATAAATTCATCGTAAACggggtgttacgacgaattaaccTCGAAAgacgtttcgtcgtaaaacgtCCGTCGTAACTgagatttcgtcgtaaatgactTGTTCGTTTACGATGAAATATATTCTTCGTAAAGCGCAGGGCATCGTTTCGTCGTAAACGACACGTAATATTTCGTGGTAAACTCCACGTAAAGGTTTCAATGTAAAGCAGACATAAATACTTTCGTTGTAAAGAACACGTAAACTTTTCGATGTAAAACCCTCGTAAATCTTTCGACGTTAATCAATCGTAAGCATTTACGTGGAGTTTACATCGAttcttattaatatataatagatttgaatatttttttaacctcaaatataaatttgaatttatttaaaattcagaatttaaaataattttaattttaaaacgaaatatgaaaataaaaaacatattttaaaaaagcatttaaaagtcatacaataatatttaaattcataatacaaaccgatatataaaaaaaactacatatcatCGAAGTAGTCAGTGGGGTTGCTCGGCTGTTGACGGGTTGGATCGGACTCTTGGGGATCTCGTACTGGCAACCCAAGAGCGGCTCGTCTCTCACTCAACATTCTCTGCATAAACGGGTTTCCCACGGCCATCACGTCTAGCAAATCCTCAAGAGAGTCTAAACGAACCTGCTGGCTATCCATTCGAGCTTTCATCTGAGAAGTCTCTTCATCCCGTCTCGAAGTGAATGACGAAGTTGCCCTTGCAACTTCGTTAACAGAGCCTATACCGACTATTCGTCCCTTCTTTTTAGGAGCCacctataaaattaaaacatatattaatatagttaattatgttaaaataataaaaataatgtaaacaaaaattttaagttGTACCTCTTCGAAGATTCTGTCGGCGTCTTCGGTGGACaatgtgacgggtaatccatcgggagaCTCCTGGGTTAGTTGCGTCTCCTGTTCTTCAATCCGAGAAGCCACTGCTTGGAAGAGTTTCTCAGATGCAGGATCCACAAAAACTCCGTCGGATGTGGCGTGAGTCATCTTGAATAGGTCAGACAGAGATGGTAAGACTCCCGTCTTCTcgtactacaaaaaaaaaattaaattatttgaaaattttaaaataaatatttaaaacaaaacttacaGCTTCTAAACGGATTCCTGCATGAGGTTTTTGTCCGGTTCTGTGAAGCATGGGCAAATAACCATCTTTATCCTTCGTTCTTCGAGAAGCCGAGCACGAATTGGCCTTTTTGATCGAAAAGGGGTGCTGCCAATAGGCGATGAGGCCACCCCACACATCCTTCGTGAGCTCAGTGGGCTATCCCTCATACCCGTAGATCTCCCACTTGTCCATCCAATCAGAGACTGTGTTGCAGAGGCGGATCTTTGCCTTTTGCAACGAATTCCGCCTTCACCCTCTCGGTGATTCCCAAAGACCAATGCCACTTTTGGTGAAACACAAAATTTTTGaagaaattataattaataataaatatttaaaatatatatatatttaaaagtgaaaatttaattaaattttaaaatattaccgCAAAACATCTAAACCAAGTGATCTTAACGTGATTTGGTGTCTTGCTCCAATTCGGATATGCCCCGTCGTAATAACCCTTAATCGTCTTCGAAACTCTCTGGCTAACACGGTTGTTAGCCCCAAAcctgaaaaaaaacaatataaccgttacaaaataaaaataatttaaattttaatgtaataaaaattaataacttaccAATAAGTTCGTCGGGGTCTATCGGGGTCTAGAATATCCAAACCCTCCTGACCAGGCTGGGCAAGCAAATCCTCCACCGTATATCTCGCGAATGGGGCATATGAAGGCACACGCAAATCCGGATGAACTGCACCTTCTGGGACAGGCTGAGGTGCAgccgctggaggaggaggtggaggcatctgcggtggaggaggaggactcCAAGCAACTCTCTGAGAAGGCTGAGAGTCTGGAACTGCATCGGAAGACGATGGACCGGAAGAAGACGTACCGGAACCATCGCCAAACAACTGGGCATAACTAGGTGCTGCTGATTTCCTCCTAGGAGccatctaaaaaaaaataaaataaatttaatcaattacgacataattaaaaaactattccgttacctaactaatcacctaaactagtATTCCGtcacctaactaatcacctaaactaattacctaactaatcgcctaaactaattacctaactaattaatcacctaaactaacttaaaaaaaaaaaagagaagagagagtttacctTAGAGGGAGAGCAAAGGAGTTTGGGAGGAATGAACGAGGTAGTCTCGCTCTCGGCGTCTCATTATATAGATAACGATTCGTCGTAAACGCGACGTAAtattacgacgaatttaccaggcccgcgtttttctatttacgacgaagttaccaggcccgtgtttttccatttacgatgaaattaccaggcccgtgtttctcgatttacgacgaaattacgtTGAATAGGTTTACCAGGcttttccatttacgacgaatttaccaggcccgcgttttctcatttacgacgaatttaccaggcccgtCTTTTTCCATGTACGACGAAATTACCACGCCCGTGTTATTTTTACAAGGATTTTACGACGCTTAACCCTAAACACCGAGAATGAAATCCCTAAACCCCAAAGTCACATATCATCTAACATCATATCTTATTCTTTACTACTTCTTACTCTTTCTCCAACTTAAACCCTAAAACtccaaataaatttttaaaaactaaagatgaaaaattatataaaacaacatttgttacacatatattaagatggtaaaaaaataatatttctttaaaCATACATTACAATAGAGAAATACAACATTTGTTACATAtattacatcactctaaatcgttttcgttctcatcaatattacatcactctaaatcGTTTCGTTCTCATCACTATCATTACAATCATCATCTTCActtctctcgaactcgtcttCACGTGCTTCATCTGTCGCATCTTCGGGAATATCTTCATATTGAAAGTTTTGCGGGTCGATCAAAAGGATTTCATCAGTTGGTTGTTCTGGTACCTCAACTTCAGTGATAGCGTCTTCTTCTTGCAAGGGCGGTTCTTCTCCAGCGACAATGCGTCCACGAGTTGTAATTTTGATAGCAGCTACCCAGTTTATCCAGGAAGTTCGAAgccgaggataaggaaggaagctaacttgctcggcttgtgaagctaaaatgaaaggttcaaatttgttgtatcttctcccataattgacatccacaacaccaaatttgttataccGAATCCCTCGGTTCACAACAggatcgaaccattcacatttgaagaggacgcattttAGCTTCAATAACCCCGGAAATTCCACTTCAATAATCTCTTGCAATATCCCGTAAAAGTCTGTttcacctttcacacatattccgtaGTCACTCGTTGCCCGATGTCTCTCATACTCGTATGTGTGAAAGGTAaatcctcgtgtgaaatacataggTGATGTAGTGACCTTTGCAACTGGACCTTGAACCAATTCGTGAAACCATACGGGATAATATggatcgtcataatcaacctgcaaaaagcatattttcttaattaatattgAAGTATCAAAACACttacttaattaatcaatgtATGAGATATATTACGTACCTGTGATTTTAACCACTTGACAAAGTGCATATCTTTACGTGTGTCCACATCAGTTGCAGATATTCCTGGTATTGCTTCTTCAACTTGAGATACAAACATGCTGCAAATTAAACAAATAATCAAGTCATACATAATTAACTTCAGTCCATATAATTAacattcacaaaaatatttaccttTCAAAGTAACGGGTCATTACATCCTCGTAGTTGAGCAGAATATAAGTGTGGGCACTATGTTTGTCCTCTTCACATGACCACCATACTTCTTTCGTTTTACCACCAAACCGTCCAATTTCGCAGAAAATGTCAGGAACACTATCAATTGGATATGATGTCGgtactccaccatcatcatatctcctAGGAACTCTTTTTCTCGTACGAACAGTTGGAGCAGAGTAGTATGATGTGAAGTTAGATGTTTCGGCTGTCAAACTCCCCGCAACTATTGAACCTTCTACCTTTGCAAGATTTCTTGCTTTCCCCTTCAAATGTTTCATCTGTCCCTCATacggatacatccatccgttgtgaacaggtccacgaagcaatgcttcatacggTAGGTGGAcaactagatgctccatgacgtcaaaaaatgaaggaggaaatatcttctccaggtTGCACAATATGATCGGAATGTTGTGATGAAGTTGTTCGATGACTTCTTCATTGAACGTACGTGTGCTAAGATCTCTGAAAAATGCTCTGATGGCTGTATATTGCAAAAGTAATCAAATTAATAACATTTcataacatatgtatatatattacaaatttcTAATTACCTACAAGTGCTTCATGGACatttgctggaaggagctcggcaaaagcaaatggaagcagtcgttgcataaacacatgacaatcatgactcttcattcCGGAGAACTTTTGACCTCGTTCAACACATCTTGACAGATTTGAAACATAACCATCAGGAAACTTAACTTCCGATGCAACCCAGTCAAACAAGGTTGTTTTGGCTTCTGATGACAACCGGAAGATGGGAACATGAACATTTCCATTGCTCTTGATATGTAACtcacttcttgagcaaatatcaggTAAGTCCATCCTTgactttttgttatcttttgtcttcccagggacgttaagtaatgtattcatgatgttctcaaaaaagttcttctcaatatgcatgacatccagATTGTGGCGTaagagaagatccttccaatagggtagctcccaaaatatactcttcttatgCCTATTGTGAGAGACACCATACCCATCAGGCATATTTCCAGGAACATGCCAATTTCCTTCAACCTTAACTGTTTCCTGAGCTCCGTAATAATCAATGTCCGCTTCGATCTGCTGGCCGGTGAGATATGGAGGAGGACTGTCTCTGACAATTTTTTTGTGCCGAAACAATGTCTTATTTCTTCTGTACGGATGGGCAAGTGGAAGAAagcgacgatgacaatcaaaccaacaactcttcctaccattcttcagttgaaaagcATCCGTAGATCCAAGACAATACGGACAAGATAATCTTCCATGTGTTGTCCAGCCAGACAATATCCCATAAGCAGGGAAATCACTTATCGTCCACAGCAGAACTGCTCGCATcataaaattgtttttcaaggaacaatcgtacgtcctcaccccttctGACCACAATTGCTTTAGCTCTTCTATCAACGGTCTTCTATCAACGgttgaagaaaaacatcaagAGACCGTTTTGGATGCTTCAGCCCAGAGATTAATATGgtcaaaaatagaaattcttGTTCCATGCACATATCCGGCGGTAAATTGTACGGCGTAAGAATGACTGGGCACAAAGAATATTGTCTACCAGACATTCCaaatggactaaatccatcgGTGGATAACCAAGATAGACATTCCGAATATTTGTAGCAAAATCTGCGTGTACCTTGTTGAAACGTTTCCACGCTCTTGCGTCTGATGGATGTGCAACCTCGCCATCTCTCTGGACATGTTCAGCATGCCACCTCATCGACGCAGCAGTCCTCTCAGATTGatat is part of the Brassica rapa cultivar Chiifu-401-42 chromosome A09, CAAS_Brap_v3.01, whole genome shotgun sequence genome and harbors:
- the LOC103865337 gene encoding uncharacterized protein LOC103865337 translates to MMRAVLLWTISDFPAYGILSGWTTHGRLSCPYCLGSTDAFQLKNGRKSCWFDCHRRFLPLAHPYRRNKTLFRHKKIVRDSPPPYLTGQQIEADIDYYGAQETVKVEGNWHVPGNMPDGYGVSHNRHKKSIFWELPYWKDLLLRHNLDVMHIEKNFFENIMNTLLNVPGKTKDNKKSRMDLPDICSRSELHIKSNGNVHVPIFRLSSEAKTTLFDWVASEVKFPDGYVSNLSRCVERGQKFSGMKSHDCHVFMQRLLPFAFAELLPANVHEALVAIRAFFRDLSTRTFNEEVIEQLHHNIPIILCNLEKIFPPSFFDVMEHLVVHLPYEALLRGPVHNGWMYPYEGQMKHLKGKARNLAKVEGSIVAGSLTAETSNFTSYYSAPTVRTRKRVPRRYDDGGVPTSYPIDSVPDIFCEIGRFGGKTKEVWWSCEEDKHSAHTYILLNYEDVMTRYFER